The DNA region CAACTGCAGGATTAAATGTGGATGGTAAGCACGATCACATTTGGGATACATGTGTGCCGACTTTTATTCACTACAATATACCATTACTAATTGCAGGTATTTTAGGAGCTATGATTTTTTAAATATATTTATTCTTCATGTAGATAGTTAATTGGATATGATGCTTAAAATATCCTTAGGTAATATAATAATCAAAATGCTCTTATACGGCTTGTTATTTATAATTTTCGCCAGATAAGAGCATTTATTTTGTTTAACACAGATTGTTTACATTACTTTAGCATATATTTATTACTTTCTACTACCTAGTATCATACCTAAATCTAAAAGTTCTCTTTGAAGCTCTATAAGCTTATTCTTCAATGTATCATATTCTTTTTCTAATAAGCTATCATCTATAAATTTATTAGTTTGGGAAGATAGATTTTCAAATTGGTCGTAGACTTCTTGTAGTTCCTTTTTAATATTTTCCTTTCTTTTAATCGGTTCTAATATCTCACCAGAGTAAGCTTTTAGCACTTCGTTTTCTATTTGGAACATGTATCCCATATTAGGAATTATAGTAGACATATCTAGCTTTTTTTCAATAAGTTTTGAAAGTGTATTTAATGAATCTTCTTCACCATGGACTAAAAATACTTTTTTAGGTTTTTTCTTAAAACCTTGTAGCCATTCTAAAATTCCAGGCTGATCTATATGACCAGAAAAACCTTCAACACTATATATCTCAGATAGTACAGCTATTGTCTCGCCTAGTAGTTTTACAGACTTAGCACCATCTTTTAAAATACGTCCTAATGTTCCATTTGCCTGATAACCGACAAATACAACACTATTTTTAGCTTTCCATAAATTATGCTTTAGATGATGACGTATTCTACCAGCTGTACACATTCCACTAGCAGATATGATAACTTTAGGAAAATCTGAATTGTTTAAAGCCATGGATTCTTTATAATCCCTAACAAAGTAAAGGTTTTCAAAGTCTAATGGATTATTACCACTTAAAATAATATCTTTAGCTTTTTCATCAAAAGAATAGGAATTCTTTTTAAAAATTTGAGTGGCAGAAATAGCCATAGGACTATCTATATATATGGGAACCTTCATAAATGTATCTAGATCATTGTTGTTTTCATAATATTGTTTTAGTTCATAAATTAATTCTTGAGTTCGTCCAACAGCAAATGAAGGGATTAGTACTGTTCCTCCCCGTAATACGGTTTTATTTATAATATCCGTAAGCTTTTCCATTCGCTTTTCCACATTTTCATGAACCCTATTGCCGTAGGTAGATTCTAAAATAAGGTAGTCTGCATCTTCAATTATTTGTGGATCACGAATAAGAGGCTTATTTTTCATCCCTAAATCTCCTGAGAATACTATTTTTACAGTATCTTTATCTTCTTCAATCCATATTTCAATTATTGAAGATCCTAATATATGCCCTGCATCACGGAAACGTACAGATATTTCTTCATTTAATTTTATTTTTTGATCATATAGTGCAGATTCAAAATAACGAAGGCTTAAAAGAGCATCTTCGATAGTATATAAGGGTTTAACTGGCGGTTTACCAGATCTTTTTCCTTTGCGATTTTCCCATTCTGTATCACTTTCTTGAATATGTGCACTATCCACTAGCATAATTTCACAAAGATCTTTGGTTGCTTTAGTACAGAGGATTTTCCCCTTAAAGCCTTCTTTAACAAGCTTTGGAATTCTCCCACTATGATCTATATGGGAATGACTCAGAAGAAGAAAGTCTATTTCAGATGGATTAAATGAAAAATCATTCTTATTTAAAATTTCTAAATCCTCACTGCCTTGGAATAATCCACAGTCTAATAAAATCTTATACTTATTTGATGTAATTAATATACTAGATCCAGTAACAACCTTTGCAGCTCCTAAAAATTGAATTTTCATAATTACAATCTCTCCTCTCTACCTAATATCATATATATCCAAAAAACGGGTTCTAGAATCACAATACATAATAAAAAGCTTTTTGACCTA from Alkaliphilus flagellatus includes:
- a CDS encoding MBL fold metallo-hydrolase RNA specificity domain-containing protein — its product is MKIQFLGAAKVVTGSSILITSNKYKILLDCGLFQGSEDLEILNKNDFSFNPSEIDFLLLSHSHIDHSGRIPKLVKEGFKGKILCTKATKDLCEIMLVDSAHIQESDTEWENRKGKRSGKPPVKPLYTIEDALLSLRYFESALYDQKIKLNEEISVRFRDAGHILGSSIIEIWIEEDKDTVKIVFSGDLGMKNKPLIRDPQIIEDADYLILESTYGNRVHENVEKRMEKLTDIINKTVLRGGTVLIPSFAVGRTQELIYELKQYYENNNDLDTFMKVPIYIDSPMAISATQIFKKNSYSFDEKAKDIILSGNNPLDFENLYFVRDYKESMALNNSDFPKVIISASGMCTAGRIRHHLKHNLWKAKNSVVFVGYQANGTLGRILKDGAKSVKLLGETIAVLSEIYSVEGFSGHIDQPGILEWLQGFKKKPKKVFLVHGEEDSLNTLSKLIEKKLDMSTIIPNMGYMFQIENEVLKAYSGEILEPIKRKENIKKELQEVYDQFENLSSQTNKFIDDSLLEKEYDTLKNKLIELQRELLDLGMILGSRK